The Sorangiineae bacterium MSr11954 DNA segment CTTGGGTTCGAAGAAGCCGATTCACCCCAATGACGATGTGAACAAGTCACAGTCCTCCAATGATGTATTCCCCACGGTGATGCATGTGGCCGCAGCCTGGGAGCTGCGCAACACCCTGTTGCCCGCCGTGCAGAAGCTGCGGACCACGTTGGAGGCCAAGTCGCGCGCATTCTCCGACATCGTCAAAATCGGACGCACGCACTTGATGGATGCGACGCCGCTCACCCTGGGCCAGGAGCTCTCCGGCTACGCCGCGCAACTCGCCTTCGCCGAGAAGTGCCTGACGGCGGCCGAAGATGGCCTCCTCGAGCTGGCCCTGGGCGGGAGCGCCGTGGGCACGGGCCTCAACACGCACCCCGACTACGCGGCCACCGTCGCCTCGGAGATCGCCAAGCTCTCGGGCCTGCCCTTCCGCACGGCCCCCAACAAGTTCGCGGCCCTCGCGGGGCACGACGCCATCGTCAACGCCAGCGCGGCGACGCGCACCTTGGCCGTCGCGTGCTTCAAGATCGCCAACGACGTGCGCCTCTTGGCGAGCGGCCCGCGCTGCGGCATCGGCGAGATCCGCATCCCGGAGAACGAGCCGGGGAGCAGCATCATGCCGGGCAAGGTGAACCCCACGCAGGCCGAGGCCATGACCATGGTGGCCACGCAAGTCATGGGCAACGACGCCGCGGTGGCCTTCGCCGGCAGCCAGGGTCACTTCGAGCTGAACGTCTTCAAGCCGGTGATGATCCACAACCTGCTCGAGTCGACCAAGCTCCTCGCCGACGCATGTCACAGCTTCAACGACAACTGCGCCATCGGCATCGAACCGAACCGCGAGGTGATCGCGCGCCACTTGTCCAATTCGCTCATGCTGGTGACGGCCCTGAACCAGCACATCGGATACGACAACGCGGCCAAGGTCGCGAAGCTCGCGCACGAGAAGGGAACCACGCTCCGCGAGGCGGTGGTCGAGCTCGAGCTCCTCACGGCGGCCGAGTTCGACGAGAAGGTTCGCCCCGAGAAGATGGTGTCTCCCTGAGAGACTGGTGTGTCTCCCCGAGAGGCCCCCGGCGAGTCCTCGCGACCCCGGGGGCACCGGTCTTTTTACGAGGCCACGCCCGACAAACGTAGAAGGTGGCCCTACAACCAAATCGGTTTCAAGGAGCAGGCGATGTCAGCAAACAGCTTTGGCAGTCAATCGATCCTCAAGGTGCGTTCCGGTGAAGGCGAGAAAGAGTTCACGATTTATCGTCTGGACGCGCTGAACGCGAAGTTCCCCGCGTGGCAAAAGCTGCCGTACGCGCTCAAGATCCTCCTCGAGAACCTCCTTCGCACCGAGGATGGAACGTCGGTACGGGCCGAGGACATCGAGGCGCTGGCCAACTGGAAAGCGAAGGGTGAGCCCGATCGCGAGATCGCCTTCTCGCCCAGCCGCGTGCTCCTTCAAGACTTCACCGGCGTCCCCGCCATCGTCGACCTGGCCGCCATGCGCGACGCCATGCGGAAGATGGGCGGCGATCCGAAGAAGATCAACCCGCTGCAGGCCGTGGAGCTCGTGATCGATCACTCGGTGCAGGTCGACGCCTTCGGGACCCCGCAGGCCCTCCAGCAGAACGGTGATCTCGAGTTCGAGCGCAACCACGAGCGCTATCAATTCTTGCGCTGGGGCCAGAAGGCCTTCTCCAACTTCCGCGTGGTGCCGCCCGACACCGGCATCGTGCACCAGGTGAACCTGGAGTACCTCGCGCGCGTGGTGTTCACCGCCGCCGATCAAGAGGGCGCGCCGAAGATCGCGCGCCCCGAGGCGTATCCCGACACCTTGGTGGGAACCGACTCGCACACCACCATGATCAACGGGCTCGGCGTGCTCGGGTGGGGCGTCGGCGGCATCGAGGCCGAGGCGGCCATGCTCGGGCAGCCCGTCTCCATGCTCATCCCGCAGGTCATCGGCTTCCGCCTCCACGGCGAGCTCCCCGAGGGCACCACCGCGACCGACTTGGTGCTCACCGTCACCCAGATGCTCCGCCGCAAGGGCGTGGTCGGCAAGTTCGTCGAGTTCTACGGCGAGGGCCTGGCCGCCCTGCCGCTCGCCGATCGCGCGACCATCGCCAACATGGCCCCCGAGTACGGCGCCACCTGCGGCATCTTCCCCATCGACGACGAGACCCTGCGCTACCTGCGCCTCACGGGCCGCCCCGAGGCGCTCATCGCCCTGGTCGAGTCCTACGCCAAGGAGCAAGGCCTCTTCCACACCAAGGACACCCCGGAGGCGAGCTACACGGACACCTTGGAGCTCGATCTCCGCACCGTCGAGGCCAGCCTGGCCGGCCCCACGCGCCCGCAGGATCGCGTGCGCCTGAGCGAGGCCAAAAAATCGTTCGACGACGCGCTCAAGGTGATGCTCTCGCGCACCCAGCCGACGATCCCCCACAAGCAGCTGACGGTGCTCAAGGCCGAAGGCGGCGGCGGCACGGCGGTCGGCGCGCAAGCCTCGGTGACGGAGGAGAACATCCCGCTGCCGCCCAAGAGCAAGCGCTTGCTCGAGCAAGCCGTCGAAGAGCTGGTGCACGGGGCGGTGGTGATCGCGGCCATCACCAGCTGCACGAACACCTCGAACCCGTCGGTGCTCATGGCCGCCGGTCTGCTCGCGAAGAAGGCCATCGAGCGCGGCCTCGCGGTCAAGCCGTGGGTGAAGACCAGCCTCGCGCCCGGCTCCAAGGTCGTGACCGAGTACCTCGCGAACGCGGGCCTCTTGCCGTACCTCGAGCAGCTCCGCTTCCACCTCGTCGGCTACGGATGCACCACGTGCATCGGCAACAGCGGCCCGCTCCCGGCGCCCATCTCCAAGGCCATCGACGATGGGAACCTGATGGTGGCCGCGGTGCTCAGCGGCAACCGCAACTTCGAGGGCCGCGTGCACCCCGAGGTCCGCGCCAACTACCTCGCCTCGCCGCCGCTGGTGGTGGCCTACGCGCTCGCCGGCCGCATGGACATCGACTTGACCCACGAGGCCATCGGCGAGGATCAATTCGGCAAGGCCGTGTACCTCAAGGACATCTGGCCGTCGCAAAAAGAGATCTACGACACGGTGCTGGAGTCGGTGAAGTCGGCCTCCTTCCAGAAGGTCTACGCCGAGGTGTTCGCGGGCGACGCGCACTGGCAGGGCCTGAAGGTGCCCGAGGGCGATCTGTACGCGTGGGACGACAAGTCGACCTATGTCAAGCACCCGCCCTACTTCGTGAACCTGCCGCCCAAGCCCGCGCCGGTGCTCGACATCCGCAACGCGCGCGTGCTGGCGCTGCTCGGCGACAGCATCACCACCGACCACATCTCGCCGGCCGGCAGCATCCGCAAGGACGGCCCCGCGGGCAAGTACCTCGTCGAGAACGGCGTGCAGCCCAAGGACTTCAACTCCTACGGCGCCCGCCGCGGCAACCACGAGGTCATGGTGCGCGGCACCTTCGCCAACATCCGCCTGCGCAACCAGCTGGCGCCCGGCACCGAGGGCGGCGTCACCCGCCACCTGCCCGACGGCGAGCAGATGAGCATCTACGACGCGGCCATGCGCTACGAGAAAGAAGGCGTGCCGCTCATCGTCCTCGCCGGCAAAGAGTACGGCTCCGGCTCCTCACGCGACTGGGCGGCCAAGGGTCCCAAGCTGCTCGGCGTGCGCGCGGTCATCGCCGAGAGCTACGAGCGCATCCACCGCAGCAACCTGGTTGGGATGGGCATCCTCCCGCTCCAGTTCGGCGCGGGCGATAGCGCGCAGTCCCTCGGCCTCACCGGCGAAGAGGTCTTCGACATCGACGGCCTCGCCCCGCTGCTCGCCGGTGGGCTCCAGCACCGCGACATCACCGTCAAAGCGCGCCGCCCCGACGGCATCGTGCGCGAGTTCGTGGCCACCGTACGCATCGACACGCCGCAGGAGATTCACTACTACCAGCACGGCGGCATCCTCCCGTTCGTGCTGCGTCAGCTCCTCGCGAAGGGTTGATAAGGCGGCACCCGCCGGGGGGGGCTCGGCGGGATTGCGCGCGCGCGGTTCACCGTTCGAGATAATTTTACGAAGTTGTTGCGCATTAAGTAAGTTCATGCGTGGCAATTCTCCACACTCGTTCTCCACAGGATATGCGCTTCCTGTGGAGAACTTCGTTTTGGATATGTGACTTGCGCCCGGCAAGTAAGTAGAGGTGCGTCGGGCTCGCAGGCGTGCTGCTGCGCAGCTCGCTACTCCCAACGAAGCTCCGCCACCGGCTCCCGCGTCACGTATTTGCCGTGCGGATCGCGGTCCAGCCTGCTGGCGGCGACGTGGGGATCGTGGGTGTAGAAGACCCACTCGCCCCGATCGATGATGCCGTCGAACAGCGCCCTCTTCTCGCCGATGAGGAGCTCCGGATACCGATCGTAGCCCATCGTGATCGGCAGATGCACCCACGCCATGCCGGGCGCCAGATCGCCCAGGAAGGTGATGGCCCCGCGGCCCGGGCTCTCCACGCGCGTGAGCATCAGACCCGGCGTGTGCCCGTCGGAGTAGAAAAAGCTGTAGTGTGCACCCAATGTCTGGCTGGCGGTGCTCGCCGCCGGCACCACCTCCACCCCGGCCTCGCGCAGGAGCGGCTGCAGCTCGGGGATGAACGACGCGCGATCGCGCGCATGGGGCTCGAGCGCGCGCGTCCAGGCCGGCTCGCTCACCACGTAGCGGGCGCGCGGAAAGGCGAGGGCGGGCGCCTTGTCTCGTGCCCAAGGCTGCAAAAGGCCGCCGGCGTGGTCGAAGTGAAGGTGCGAGAGCACGATGACGTCGACGTCCTCGGGGCGCACGCCCGCCGCGGCGAGGTTGTCGAGCAGCACGTGCCGCTCCTCCACCACGCCGAAGCGATCGCGCAGCTTGGGCTCGAAGAAGGCGCCGATGCCTGCCTCGAGCAGCACCCGTCGCCCGCTCTCCTCCTCGACCAAGAGCGCACGGCACGCCAGCGGAATGCGATTCTGCTCGTCGGGCGCGATCCACCGCGACCACAGCGCGCGCGGCGCATTGCCGAACATGGCGCCGCCGTCGAGGCGCTGCGAGTTGCCGTCGATGGAGAAGAACTTCACGTACCGCCCCCGCTGTTCGCGTTGGCGCCATCGTCCATGCCGGTGGCGGCGGGCAACGCCGGATCGCGCGCCCAGTCGCTCCAGCTCCCCTCGTAGAGGTGCACCCCGCCTACGCCCGCCAGCTTCAGCGCCAGCCAATCGTGGCACGCCGTGACCCCCGAGCCGCAATAGACGATGACCTCGCGGGCGCGCTCCGCCCCCAGCGCCCGATACTGCTCTTTCAGCTCCTCGGAGCTCTTGAAGCGCCCCTCGCGCAAGTTCGAGGACCAAGGCGCGCTCTTCGCGCCGGGGATGTGCCCCGGGCGGGCATCCACCGGCTCCGAATCGCCGCGGTAGCGTTCGACGGCGCGCGCATCCAGGATCAACGCATCCCCGCTGCGCGTGCGCTCCCGTGCCGCATTCACATGGACCTTGTCCAAGGCCGAGATGCTCGGGTCGAGCTTGGCAACGAAATCGCCGGCGGGCGGTGTGGCGGCCTCGGTCGACAGAGGCAACCCCGCCGCCGTCCACGCCGGAAGCCCGCCATCGAGCACCGACGCGCGCGCATGCCCATAGCGATGCAAGAGCCACAAAAGCCGCGCGGCAATCGAGCCCCCGGCGTCGTCGTAGGCGATCACGTGGGTCGTCGCCGAGACACCCGCGGCGCGCATGGCCGCCGTAAATTTCTCGGCGCTCGGGATGGGATGGCGCCCTGGGCCTTGGTCTGCGCTGATGTCCTCCAGCGCCACGAACACGGATCCCGGAATATGACCACGCGCGTACTCTTCTCGACCGCTTTTGCCGAGCAGGTACCATCGGACATCGATGATGCGAACGGAGGGATCCTTGCTCCCCACGTCCGCGAGCCATCGCTCGCTCACGAGATGTGCCGCACGAACGTCGTTCACCGCGCTGTCTTGGATCTTCATCGTCGACATTCCTTTTTTGGTATCGGACCGTGCCCCGCGAGACGGGAAACGTGCGACTGTATCTGCCTATCTCGGGCAATCACGCAATCATGTGCGTACATGACACGTACACGCACACACACGTAATAAATAGAGTCGCGAGGCAGGGGTTTTTATGAGGTATCTCTACGGCGATTCGGCTCCGTTCCCCCATTCGTTCAACTTTTTGGCCACGCTCGAAAGGTTCATGGCGGCGGCGAGCCGGGTGGTCAAGCTCGAATCCGAAGCGCGGAGCCTCGAGAACACCGGTGCGGTGTCGGCTGCAGCGCGCATCAAGTCGCTCGAGGAGCTCGAAACCTTTCACGAAGCCGTCATCGCCGGGGTTCAAGAGAGCGCGCGCCGGCAAACGCAGCGCATCACGGCGGACTATGCGCTGCAGGTGGTGGAGCACGCCGTTCGTCTGGTGGAGGAAGCGCGCCGCAGCACGACCGCGTCCAACGATCGGGAACAGGCTCAGGTGCGCGCCGAAGTCGAGCGGCGGCGGACGGAAATTCGCCAGGTGCTCGAAAGTTTTCTCACCACCGGACGCCTCCCCATCCTGGACGCCACCATCAAGGTCCGCTGGGACGGGCGCTACGCGATGACGTGCGTGCTGACCAACCCCGACGGCATCGTGAGCTTCTACGAGCTTGCCGCGAGCAAGTCGGATAAGTGGCAGCAAGCCCGCAAGGTCAGCGACTTCGCGCAGGGCGTGAACCTGATGGTCGGCTTTCGAAAGACCCTCTTCCGCCGCTCCTCGCAGCCGGAGCTGGTGCAGGTCGACGACTACGTGGTGAGCGGCTTCGATCTCGCCGAGTCGTCGGCAGAGATCCACCTTCGCCGCAAAGTTCACGAGCGCGACGTGCTGATCTTCAACCTTCGCCGCGAGAACGGCGAGCTTTGGGCCGAGGTGAGCCACCCCTCCGAGGAGGGCCCCGAGGCCCTGGCCGCCCCCGTCGACGCCGGCGACAAAATTCACCTTTCGCGGCTGTGGCAAAGCCTGCGCGCGGCCGTCGATCCCATGCTGGAGCAGCCGGAGAGGCTCCTCGGCCTCAAGCTCGAAGGGGAGGACGTTTTCGAGAACGATCTCTCGATCCACTTCATCGAGCGGGTGGTGCGCTTCCTCGGCCCCATGGTCGCCGAGATCGCCCGCCGCAGCCCCAATCCGCGCGAGCTCTCCCTCAAGATGGAGAACGATGCGGGCCGGCGGGAAGAAGTTTACGTGAAAAAAGAGGACCTCATCGCACACCTCGCGGGAATGGGCGAGCGGGAGCTGTCGGTTTTCGCCCCCTTGGGCTTCTCGCTACCCCTGATTTCGTCCGTGATTGTCGATGAGCGGGGTCGCAGCAGCGCCCCGGGCTTGGCGGTGGCCGAGGAAATTCACTTCGACGATTGGGAGAAGTAGCTGCGAAATACAGTTCGCTGTCGACTCGGGACGCGTTCGTCGCGTCCAGCCGCATCCATACGTCGACCGCATCCTCGCCATGGGCACCCAAAGCAGCTATGCTCCGGCGCCACCGCTTGCCGAGGTCTTGATGCTCCCGCGTAACCCTGCCGATTATCGCACGATTCTTTGGGTTTTGGTCATGCCCGTGGTGGCCTGGGTTCAGTATCGGGATCCAACGCTCATCTCGAAGATGTGGTGGGTCAGCGCCTACTTCGCCGTGGCGGCGGGTGTCATTGCGCACAACCACAACCATGTGCCCACGTTCGCGAACAAGCGCGTGAACAACCTCTTCTCGAATTGGATATCCTTCTTCTACGGATATCCGACCTTCGTCTGGATCCCGACGCACAATCTGAACCACCACAAATACGTGAACAAGGTGGGCGACGCGACCATCACCTGGCGCCACACGAACAAGAACAACGCCCTGGTCGCCATCACGTACTTCTTCGTGACGTCGTACTACCAGTCGTTCCCCATCGGTGAGTTCATCAAGAAGGCGAAGAAGAACAACCCGAAGCTCCATCGCCAGATCGTCACACAATACGTCGTCTTCTTCGGCGCGCACGCCACGGCCATCACCGTTGCATGCATGATGCATGGATTGAAGACGGGCCTTTGGGTGTGGCTCTGCACGTTGGGTCTGCCGGCGCTCTTCTCCCTCTGGACGCTGACCTTCTTCAACTACGGCCAGCACGTGCACACCGATCCATGGTCGGCGCACAACCACTCGCGCACCTTCGACGGCAAGCTCCTCAACTTCCTGCTCTTCAACAACGGCCTCCACACGTCCCACCACGAGGCGGCGAGCATGCACTGGAGCCAGCTTCCCGAGGCCTACGCGAAGATCAAGGATCAGATTCACCCCGAGCTGCGCGAGTCGAACTTCTGGTGGTGGGTCTTCCGCCAGTACTTCCTCTCCGTGGTCGTTCCCAGCCTGGGCAGCAAGCAAATCGGCCGCGCCCCCTTCGACCCGCCCAGCGGCGAAAAAGTCCGCAAGGTCCGCTCCGAATCCGTGGGCGAGGCTGTCGATGCGGGCATCAACGCGCAGATGATCTGAACGATCCGGGGCGTTCGTTTCCCAGGGATTGGGTTGGCATGGGCTGCACCTCGCGGCGAGGGGGTAGCTGAAGCGCGCTCGGATGTGCGCGTCCGGATGCCTTGACCGGGCTTTGCAGGATAACCGAGCGCCTCAGCTCGCGGCCTTGGAAACGGTGTGGCATAGCTTGCGCTCGCGGCCTTCGAGCCCGAGGAGACGGCTATGGTCATGCTCTCAAGCGAAGGTGAGATCGTCGCATCGTTGAATCGGCTGATCGTCACGGATTACGACGCCATCGAAGCCTACCAAGCCGCCATCTCACGCATCTCGCGGGGCGAGGACCAAGCCACCCTCCGCTCCTTCGCGGACGATCACAGGCGTCACATCGCCAAGCTCGCCGAGCTGGTTCGTCAATCCGAAGGCTCCCCCGTCGACCATGCCGACCTGCGCCGCCTGGTCACCAAGGGCAAGGTCGTCATCGGCGGCTTCATGGGTGACGATGCCGTCCTCGGCGCCATGTACAGCAACGAAAGCGAGACCAACGAAGCCTACGCGCGCGCCAGCGCCTCGCGGCTATTCTCGCGGCCCGTCCGGCTCGTGTTGGCCCGCTTCCTCGATGACGAAGTGCGCCACCGCGAATGGCTGGAGCGGCGCATCACCATGACCCCCAAAGGGGAGAGCGTCTTGCCGTGCATGTGAGGTTGATGTTTGTATGCCTCACGAATAGATCGCATTGGCCACAATGAAGTGATGCGTATCCGACACCGAAAGTCGATGATCTGAACCGATAAAAATGCATATGCGGAGGTGGACATGATGGCGATTCGAGCCAAGGATCGAAATCGTGCTTCCCGGGGGCGAGCGCAATTTGACGAG contains these protein-coding regions:
- the fumC gene encoding class II fumarate hydratase, with translation MANMAGRVETDSMGPIEVPADRYWGAQTQRSLQNFKIGGHRFPRAIIRAFGIVKKGAALANSKLKKLDDEKTSLIVRACDEVIDGKFDDHFPLVVWQTGSGTQSNMNANEVIANRAIELAGGVLGSKKPIHPNDDVNKSQSSNDVFPTVMHVAAAWELRNTLLPAVQKLRTTLEAKSRAFSDIVKIGRTHLMDATPLTLGQELSGYAAQLAFAEKCLTAAEDGLLELALGGSAVGTGLNTHPDYAATVASEIAKLSGLPFRTAPNKFAALAGHDAIVNASAATRTLAVACFKIANDVRLLASGPRCGIGEIRIPENEPGSSIMPGKVNPTQAEAMTMVATQVMGNDAAVAFAGSQGHFELNVFKPVMIHNLLESTKLLADACHSFNDNCAIGIEPNREVIARHLSNSLMLVTALNQHIGYDNAAKVAKLAHEKGTTLREAVVELELLTAAEFDEKVRPEKMVSP
- the acnA gene encoding aconitate hydratase AcnA, coding for MSANSFGSQSILKVRSGEGEKEFTIYRLDALNAKFPAWQKLPYALKILLENLLRTEDGTSVRAEDIEALANWKAKGEPDREIAFSPSRVLLQDFTGVPAIVDLAAMRDAMRKMGGDPKKINPLQAVELVIDHSVQVDAFGTPQALQQNGDLEFERNHERYQFLRWGQKAFSNFRVVPPDTGIVHQVNLEYLARVVFTAADQEGAPKIARPEAYPDTLVGTDSHTTMINGLGVLGWGVGGIEAEAAMLGQPVSMLIPQVIGFRLHGELPEGTTATDLVLTVTQMLRRKGVVGKFVEFYGEGLAALPLADRATIANMAPEYGATCGIFPIDDETLRYLRLTGRPEALIALVESYAKEQGLFHTKDTPEASYTDTLELDLRTVEASLAGPTRPQDRVRLSEAKKSFDDALKVMLSRTQPTIPHKQLTVLKAEGGGGTAVGAQASVTEENIPLPPKSKRLLEQAVEELVHGAVVIAAITSCTNTSNPSVLMAAGLLAKKAIERGLAVKPWVKTSLAPGSKVVTEYLANAGLLPYLEQLRFHLVGYGCTTCIGNSGPLPAPISKAIDDGNLMVAAVLSGNRNFEGRVHPEVRANYLASPPLVVAYALAGRMDIDLTHEAIGEDQFGKAVYLKDIWPSQKEIYDTVLESVKSASFQKVYAEVFAGDAHWQGLKVPEGDLYAWDDKSTYVKHPPYFVNLPPKPAPVLDIRNARVLALLGDSITTDHISPAGSIRKDGPAGKYLVENGVQPKDFNSYGARRGNHEVMVRGTFANIRLRNQLAPGTEGGVTRHLPDGEQMSIYDAAMRYEKEGVPLIVLAGKEYGSGSSRDWAAKGPKLLGVRAVIAESYERIHRSNLVGMGILPLQFGAGDSAQSLGLTGEEVFDIDGLAPLLAGGLQHRDITVKARRPDGIVREFVATVRIDTPQEIHYYQHGGILPFVLRQLLAKG
- a CDS encoding sulfurtransferase, yielding MKIQDSAVNDVRAAHLVSERWLADVGSKDPSVRIIDVRWYLLGKSGREEYARGHIPGSVFVALEDISADQGPGRHPIPSAEKFTAAMRAAGVSATTHVIAYDDAGGSIAARLLWLLHRYGHARASVLDGGLPAWTAAGLPLSTEAATPPAGDFVAKLDPSISALDKVHVNAARERTRSGDALILDARAVERYRGDSEPVDARPGHIPGAKSAPWSSNLREGRFKSSEELKEQYRALGAERAREVIVYCGSGVTACHDWLALKLAGVGGVHLYEGSWSDWARDPALPAATGMDDGANANSGGGT
- a CDS encoding MBL fold metallo-hydrolase — translated: MKFFSIDGNSQRLDGGAMFGNAPRALWSRWIAPDEQNRIPLACRALLVEEESGRRVLLEAGIGAFFEPKLRDRFGVVEERHVLLDNLAAAGVRPEDVDVIVLSHLHFDHAGGLLQPWARDKAPALAFPRARYVVSEPAWTRALEPHARDRASFIPELQPLLREAGVEVVPAASTASQTLGAHYSFFYSDGHTPGLMLTRVESPGRGAITFLGDLAPGMAWVHLPITMGYDRYPELLIGEKRALFDGIIDRGEWVFYTHDPHVAASRLDRDPHGKYVTREPVAELRWE
- a CDS encoding fatty acid desaturase, with the protein product MLPRNPADYRTILWVLVMPVVAWVQYRDPTLISKMWWVSAYFAVAAGVIAHNHNHVPTFANKRVNNLFSNWISFFYGYPTFVWIPTHNLNHHKYVNKVGDATITWRHTNKNNALVAITYFFVTSYYQSFPIGEFIKKAKKNNPKLHRQIVTQYVVFFGAHATAITVACMMHGLKTGLWVWLCTLGLPALFSLWTLTFFNYGQHVHTDPWSAHNHSRTFDGKLLNFLLFNNGLHTSHHEAASMHWSQLPEAYAKIKDQIHPELRESNFWWWVFRQYFLSVVVPSLGSKQIGRAPFDPPSGEKVRKVRSESVGEAVDAGINAQMI
- a CDS encoding PA2169 family four-helix-bundle protein, which codes for MVMLSSEGEIVASLNRLIVTDYDAIEAYQAAISRISRGEDQATLRSFADDHRRHIAKLAELVRQSEGSPVDHADLRRLVTKGKVVIGGFMGDDAVLGAMYSNESETNEAYARASASRLFSRPVRLVLARFLDDEVRHREWLERRITMTPKGESVLPCM